From Weissella diestrammenae, a single genomic window includes:
- a CDS encoding alpha/beta hydrolase family protein, whose protein sequence is MFTAKDAAFPNRRVSQLFLYQMLDHETFLQFSAEELSETPLSDTVFKAQNRYVQWLDNTTYAFETGYHGHNRLYLADISGARELVRDEAEALYDFKFLDDFALAVRSTSMHPSQLINLTSGKVILDPNQRYEEHQKYVFRSKNGDIVDGWFLPNQQHKKAPVIVYVHGGPHSAYGEAFFWEFQMLSRAGYNLVYVNPHGSTTYGQSFIESVIGHYGEQDFEDILTGLDVAIAQHSDLIDEQAQYIIGGSYGGFMTGWAITHTNRFKAAIAQRSVMDWQSLVGTSDIGYYYVASEMDAAPYTARGRKVLAEKSPITYAEQVVTPLLLMHGEYDMRTPIEQSEAFFAAVKLTTSTDVVMARLPQAWHDVSRHGLPSLRLDRMDLIVEWLTRYGTLRV, encoded by the coding sequence TTGTTCACTGCAAAAGACGCCGCTTTTCCAAACCGACGCGTGTCACAACTATTCTTATATCAGATGTTAGATCATGAAACTTTTCTACAATTTAGTGCCGAAGAACTTAGTGAAACCCCACTTTCAGATACGGTTTTTAAAGCACAAAATCGATATGTTCAATGGTTAGACAATACAACGTATGCTTTTGAAACTGGCTATCATGGACATAATCGTTTGTATTTAGCAGACATTTCGGGTGCTAGAGAGTTAGTTCGCGATGAGGCTGAAGCGCTATATGATTTCAAATTTCTCGATGATTTTGCACTGGCAGTCCGCTCAACATCTATGCACCCTTCTCAGTTGATTAATTTGACTTCTGGCAAAGTGATTTTGGATCCCAATCAACGCTATGAGGAACATCAAAAATATGTTTTTCGTAGTAAAAATGGTGATATCGTTGATGGTTGGTTTTTACCCAATCAACAGCACAAGAAAGCACCGGTCATTGTGTACGTTCATGGTGGACCACATAGCGCGTATGGTGAAGCTTTCTTTTGGGAATTTCAAATGCTTAGTCGTGCTGGTTATAATTTGGTATATGTTAATCCTCATGGATCTACAACGTATGGTCAATCATTCATTGAAAGTGTGATTGGTCACTATGGTGAACAAGATTTTGAAGATATATTAACCGGCTTAGATGTTGCAATAGCACAGCATAGCGATTTAATCGATGAACAAGCCCAATATATTATTGGTGGCTCATATGGTGGTTTTATGACTGGGTGGGCAATCACGCATACCAATCGATTTAAGGCAGCAATTGCGCAACGTTCAGTGATGGACTGGCAGTCGTTGGTAGGCACCTCAGATATTGGCTATTATTATGTGGCGAGCGAGATGGATGCGGCACCTTATACGGCTCGTGGTAGAAAGGTTTTGGCTGAAAAATCGCCAATTACGTATGCTGAACAGGTTGTTACACCTTTGTTATTAATGCATGGTGAATATGATATGCGGACGCCAATTGAACAATCAGAGGCTTTTTTTGCGGCCGTTAAATTGACAACGTCTACCGACGTAGTCATGGCAAGATTACCACAGGCTTGGCATGATGTTTCTAGACATGGATTGCCTAGTTTACGACTAGATCGAATGGACTTGATAGTTGAATGGCTCACACGATATGGTACACTGAGAGTATAA
- a CDS encoding MIP/aquaporin family protein has product MSHTLLIRLLSEFFATALMVALGNGAVANAELKRTKGSGAGWLNIAMGFGIAVAMSTMFFGTISSHANPAAVFALAVIGKMPWSEVMPYISVEMLGAMFGQFVVWLSYKPYFDVNTDPEIIFTPFATTDAAESRFNGLVNEFVGTFILIFGFLSVASTIDNLVVKGIMLGVLVAGLVMSLGGATGPALNPVRDLGPRVMHAILPMHFKGSSHWEYSWVPVIGPTLGGIAAALLYMHFFITI; this is encoded by the coding sequence ATGTCACACACGTTATTGATACGTTTATTATCAGAATTTTTTGCAACAGCGCTCATGGTCGCTCTTGGTAACGGCGCAGTTGCCAATGCTGAGTTAAAGCGTACAAAAGGATCCGGCGCTGGATGGTTGAATATTGCCATGGGCTTTGGAATTGCCGTTGCCATGTCCACAATGTTTTTTGGCACTATCTCATCTCATGCTAATCCGGCAGCCGTTTTCGCACTAGCCGTTATTGGTAAGATGCCTTGGTCAGAAGTAATGCCCTATATCTCAGTTGAAATGTTAGGCGCAATGTTTGGTCAATTCGTTGTATGGCTATCATATAAGCCATACTTCGATGTGAATACAGACCCAGAAATTATTTTCACACCATTTGCCACAACTGATGCGGCTGAGTCGCGTTTCAATGGGCTCGTCAATGAATTTGTTGGTACCTTCATCTTAATCTTTGGCTTCCTTTCTGTTGCCTCTACAATTGATAACCTTGTGGTAAAAGGGATTATGTTAGGTGTTCTTGTCGCAGGCCTCGTAATGTCATTAGGTGGCGCAACAGGTCCGGCTTTAAATCCAGTACGTGACTTGGGACCTCGTGTAATGCATGCCATTTTGCCAATGCACTTCAAAGGTTCTTCACATTGGGAATATTCATGGGTACCAGTTATCGGACCAACCCTAGGTGGAATTGCTGCTGCACTACTTTATATGCATTTCTTTATCACAATTTAA
- a CDS encoding DUF948 domain-containing protein, translating to MTPGDIAFLMIAAAILIFVLFIGYFLIQLGRTLESVTKDVKMLSNDADDILANANVMLTDVNGKLVTVDPLFHAAGDLGQSVSDLNASARDLKEKVSSKKRNRSGAGMATAMASLLFGLAKKNQNKQNSKKVG from the coding sequence ATGACACCAGGAGATATTGCATTCTTGATGATTGCCGCAGCAATCTTAATTTTTGTACTCTTTATTGGTTATTTTTTAATCCAATTGGGGCGTACGTTAGAATCAGTTACCAAAGACGTAAAAATGTTGTCAAATGATGCAGACGATATCTTAGCTAATGCCAATGTGATGTTAACCGATGTTAATGGCAAATTGGTGACGGTTGATCCATTGTTTCATGCGGCTGGAGATTTAGGACAAAGTGTTTCAGACTTAAATGCCTCAGCGCGTGATTTAAAAGAAAAAGTATCAAGTAAAAAAAGAAATCGTTCAGGCGCTGGTATGGCGACTGCCATGGCAAGTTTGTTGTTTGGCTTGGCCAAAAAAAATCAAAATAAGCAAAATTCAAAGAAAGTAGGGTAA
- a CDS encoding ribonuclease J yields MSTNLTVMPFGGMRENGKNMYAVTVGEDIFILDAGLQYPESDLLGVDVVIPDFQYLVDHADKVAGIFLTHGHADAIGALPYLLSELSAPIFGSELTIELAKLAIDAEPRTKGFDDYHVVRGDQEIDFGAVKISFFETTHSIPESLGIVVETPQGSVVYTGDFKFDTTAAPYYRTDMLRLAEIGRKGVKALLIDAAGTANYGQAAHESEIADYIYDGFRHHKGRIVVAAVASNIQRIQQVISAAYRTHRKIILSGNDLEKVVRTALRLGKLHLPVSENELFVSLKNIKTLAPEETVILETGKMGEPIRHLQRMAHGDDRHIQITTGDLVFITTTPSTAMEGYVARTRDMLFRAGATVKQISTDLKSSGHASKNDFQLMLNLLQPENVIPVQGEYRMLNAGLHAAEEVGYTAEHVFILQNGDRLHLTDKAAELSGSIQVNSTMIDGSGVGDIGSIVLNDRRILSEDGVFIAVVTIDRKKKKVIAAPKIDSRGFVYVKTSKDLLHEAAELVQTTVADGIKNTKEFDWGKLKGSVRDALGKFLYEKTRRKPVILPVIMEANQNGRRRKTNLKHAAKSAGNKATNNKKTTNGNQSQNDKSMPHVAQTTNQKQVQHKA; encoded by the coding sequence ATGAGCACAAATTTAACAGTGATGCCGTTTGGTGGTATGCGTGAAAATGGAAAGAACATGTATGCTGTTACGGTTGGAGAAGATATTTTTATTTTGGATGCCGGGTTACAGTATCCAGAAAGTGATTTACTTGGGGTTGACGTCGTTATCCCTGATTTTCAATATTTGGTTGACCATGCTGATAAAGTGGCAGGTATTTTTTTGACCCATGGTCACGCCGATGCAATTGGGGCTTTGCCATATTTATTAAGTGAGCTTTCGGCGCCAATTTTTGGATCTGAATTAACGATTGAATTAGCTAAATTGGCGATTGATGCAGAACCAAGAACCAAAGGGTTTGATGATTATCATGTTGTCCGTGGGGATCAAGAAATTGATTTTGGCGCGGTAAAGATTTCATTCTTTGAAACGACACACAGCATTCCAGAATCATTAGGGATTGTTGTTGAAACACCACAAGGGTCAGTCGTATATACTGGCGATTTTAAATTTGACACAACCGCTGCGCCATATTATCGAACGGATATGCTCCGCTTAGCCGAAATAGGGCGTAAAGGGGTCAAAGCGCTACTAATTGATGCGGCAGGTACGGCTAATTATGGACAAGCGGCACATGAGTCAGAAATTGCAGATTATATTTATGATGGCTTTAGGCATCATAAGGGACGTATCGTTGTCGCCGCAGTGGCATCTAATATACAACGGATCCAGCAAGTGATTTCGGCAGCCTATCGGACACACCGAAAAATTATCTTGTCAGGTAACGATCTGGAAAAGGTTGTTCGAACAGCATTGCGCTTAGGTAAATTACATTTACCGGTATCAGAAAACGAGTTATTCGTATCACTAAAGAATATTAAAACACTCGCTCCAGAAGAAACAGTGATTTTAGAGACTGGTAAGATGGGGGAGCCTATCCGTCATCTACAACGCATGGCGCATGGTGATGATCGACATATCCAAATTACAACTGGCGATTTAGTATTCATCACAACCACCCCCTCAACAGCAATGGAAGGGTATGTGGCACGTACTCGTGATATGTTGTTCCGCGCGGGTGCAACGGTTAAGCAAATTTCGACTGATTTGAAATCATCAGGTCATGCTTCAAAAAATGATTTTCAATTGATGTTGAATTTGTTGCAACCTGAAAATGTAATTCCAGTTCAAGGCGAATATCGCATGTTAAATGCTGGATTACATGCGGCAGAAGAAGTCGGATATACGGCTGAACATGTCTTTATTTTGCAAAATGGCGACCGGTTACATTTGACGGATAAAGCCGCTGAATTATCAGGCTCAATTCAAGTGAATTCAACGATGATTGACGGCTCTGGTGTCGGAGACATTGGGTCAATTGTGTTAAACGATCGACGAATACTATCAGAAGATGGTGTCTTTATTGCAGTTGTGACGATTGATCGAAAGAAAAAGAAAGTCATTGCTGCACCAAAAATTGATTCACGTGGCTTTGTGTATGTTAAAACCTCAAAAGATTTATTGCATGAGGCAGCTGAGTTAGTGCAAACAACAGTTGCAGATGGGATTAAAAATACTAAGGAATTTGATTGGGGCAAGTTAAAAGGTTCCGTCCGAGATGCATTAGGTAAGTTTTTGTATGAAAAGACGCGTCGCAAGCCAGTCATTTTACCAGTTATCATGGAAGCTAACCAGAATGGTCGTCGTCGAAAGACTAACTTAAAGCACGCTGCTAAGTCAGCGGGCAATAAGGCGACAAATAATAAAAAAACAACAAATGGTAATCAAAGCCAAAATGATAAAAGTATGCCACACGTAGCGCAAACAACAAACCAAAAACAAGTGCAACATAAAGCATAA
- the rbfA gene encoding 30S ribosome-binding factor RbfA, with amino-acid sequence MAQQNFRVGRLEQEIQRSVNDILLKRIRDPRVEGVTVTGVEVTGDLQQATIFYSVLSELASVNQKAADGLDAAKGLIRKEVGARLNIYKTPELFFKKDDSVLYGNKIDDLIRQLHADDKPMHEQENQN; translated from the coding sequence ATGGCACAACAAAATTTTCGCGTTGGTCGTTTAGAACAAGAAATTCAACGGTCAGTGAATGACATCCTCTTAAAACGAATTCGTGATCCACGAGTTGAAGGAGTGACGGTTACCGGCGTTGAAGTTACTGGTGATTTACAACAGGCAACTATTTTTTATAGTGTGTTGTCAGAATTAGCATCAGTGAATCAAAAAGCTGCTGACGGATTGGATGCAGCAAAGGGCTTGATACGAAAAGAAGTCGGTGCACGGCTTAATATTTATAAAACACCTGAATTATTCTTTAAAAAAGATGATTCTGTTTTATATGGCAATAAGATTGATGATTTGATTCGACAACTACATGCAGATGATAAACCAATGCATGAACAGGAAAATCAAAATTAA
- a CDS encoding DNA translocase FtsK codes for MFKKLISHFKRKIRNEMEWFMAATRKTAARKPSKKRTVSKSKQKQAEQKRLVLHTSGIIGLLIVITAIGQFGLVGKFLANLSRYFVGGTYQLGLILISYFLVGLAVYGQFPKPKLRHIIGTSLFYLGVILVSAIILFNQLDLHHDYIQTITKFINQDLNNHLVKTPVGGGVIGASILSVTYLATANLGSWLLAIVLLFAGIVVTFDLPIRALFVSLFGATEYAANVVQDKTREAVTTGAQKVTEINQNYKVRQNQITSELFEKDFAVNQPKSDAELTTSLSASEPESPAFVMPEIVAPEVTNEELMTTVAPGYEGEQRHVDLETGEILSSVQTVVAPPDDENVSHVDLIRNQEQYLETQHLETQHQPVTSTPELGVDINGFGRQIDDAQYVMPSVSLLTKTGSTDQTKEKNQLAEKSRILQQTLESFNIKATVEKVVLGPTITQYEIKPAVGVKVSKITNLSDDLAMALAAKSLRIEAPIPGKSLVGIEVANEQQAMVGFRNMFEQSGTDHEHVLKVPIGKSVTGEIVKMDLTKMPHLLIAGSTGSGKSVAINAILASILLQAKPSEVRLMLVDPKKVELSVYNDIPHLITPVVSEPRKAAAALKKVVAEMEKRFARLAEYGVRNIDGYNKMVETHNATNSDQLMKMPYLVAVVDELADLMMTVASEVEPAIVRIAQLGRAAGIHLIVATQRPSVDVITGLIKANVPSRIAFAVGSGVDSRTILDTNGAEKLLGRGDMLYKPIGANGGVRVQGAFLSDEDVEKLTDFVKNQGGAQYDESMAVTDDDLNAMTGNGDESTDSANALDEKWDEALDFAYAEGEVSASMMQRHFRIGYNRAARLVDDMEDQGVVGTAESGGKRRPVLMSKSQWYARQAAIKNVDQQY; via the coding sequence ATGTTTAAAAAATTAATTTCGCATTTTAAACGCAAGATTAGAAATGAGATGGAGTGGTTTATGGCAGCAACTAGAAAAACAGCAGCGCGCAAACCAAGTAAAAAAAGAACGGTAAGCAAAAGTAAGCAAAAGCAAGCTGAGCAAAAACGCCTGGTACTGCACACAAGTGGCATTATTGGGCTATTGATTGTTATTACGGCAATTGGTCAATTTGGCTTAGTTGGAAAGTTTTTGGCTAACTTATCACGTTATTTTGTTGGTGGCACTTATCAGCTAGGATTAATTTTAATCTCGTATTTTTTGGTCGGTTTGGCGGTCTATGGCCAATTTCCTAAACCAAAATTGCGCCATATCATTGGGACGAGTTTATTTTATTTAGGGGTAATCCTTGTAAGTGCAATTATTTTGTTCAATCAATTAGATTTACATCATGATTACATTCAAACGATCACAAAGTTTATTAATCAAGATTTGAATAATCATTTGGTTAAAACACCAGTTGGTGGCGGTGTTATTGGTGCAAGTATTTTATCAGTGACATATTTGGCGACCGCTAATCTTGGTTCATGGTTGCTAGCAATTGTTCTTTTGTTTGCAGGTATTGTTGTGACCTTTGACTTGCCAATTCGGGCACTATTCGTTAGTTTGTTTGGCGCTACCGAGTACGCTGCTAACGTCGTGCAGGATAAGACACGTGAAGCAGTAACGACAGGTGCACAGAAAGTAACAGAAATTAATCAAAATTATAAGGTACGCCAAAATCAAATTACGAGTGAATTATTTGAGAAAGATTTTGCTGTCAATCAGCCAAAGTCTGATGCTGAATTGACAACTTCACTATCTGCATCAGAGCCGGAGTCGCCAGCATTTGTGATGCCTGAAATTGTGGCGCCAGAAGTGACGAACGAAGAGTTGATGACAACTGTTGCTCCAGGTTATGAAGGGGAACAACGACATGTCGATTTGGAAACCGGCGAAATTTTGTCTTCGGTTCAAACCGTCGTGGCACCGCCAGATGATGAAAACGTTAGCCATGTTGATTTGATACGTAATCAAGAGCAGTATCTAGAAACACAACATTTGGAGACACAACATCAACCAGTCACCTCAACACCAGAGTTAGGGGTGGACATTAATGGCTTTGGTCGTCAAATTGATGATGCACAATACGTTATGCCATCAGTTAGCTTGTTGACAAAGACTGGGTCGACAGATCAGACAAAGGAAAAGAATCAGCTGGCAGAGAAGTCACGTATATTGCAACAAACATTAGAAAGTTTCAATATTAAAGCCACTGTCGAAAAGGTTGTGTTGGGGCCAACCATTACGCAGTATGAAATTAAGCCAGCTGTTGGGGTTAAGGTATCGAAAATTACTAATTTGTCAGATGATTTGGCAATGGCTTTGGCAGCAAAAAGTCTTAGAATTGAGGCGCCGATTCCAGGTAAATCATTGGTTGGGATTGAGGTGGCAAATGAGCAGCAAGCAATGGTTGGTTTCCGTAATATGTTTGAACAATCAGGAACCGATCATGAACACGTTTTGAAAGTACCGATTGGTAAGAGTGTGACCGGTGAAATTGTAAAAATGGACTTAACAAAAATGCCACATCTTTTGATTGCTGGCTCAACCGGATCGGGAAAATCAGTTGCGATTAATGCCATTTTGGCATCAATCCTCTTACAAGCCAAACCATCTGAAGTGCGACTTATGCTTGTTGATCCTAAGAAAGTTGAACTAAGTGTTTATAATGATATACCGCACTTGATTACGCCTGTAGTGTCAGAACCACGGAAAGCCGCTGCAGCTCTGAAGAAGGTCGTTGCTGAAATGGAAAAACGCTTTGCTCGGTTGGCTGAATATGGTGTGCGAAACATTGACGGTTATAATAAAATGGTCGAAACGCACAATGCAACTAACAGTGATCAGTTGATGAAGATGCCTTACTTAGTCGCGGTTGTCGATGAATTGGCCGACCTGATGATGACTGTGGCTAGTGAAGTTGAGCCAGCAATTGTCCGGATTGCACAGCTAGGACGTGCCGCAGGAATTCATCTAATTGTGGCGACACAAAGGCCATCGGTTGACGTTATTACCGGCTTGATCAAAGCCAATGTACCTTCTCGGATTGCCTTTGCAGTTGGATCAGGTGTTGATTCTCGAACGATTTTGGATACAAATGGGGCCGAAAAGCTACTTGGGCGTGGCGATATGTTGTATAAGCCTATTGGTGCTAATGGCGGTGTACGTGTGCAGGGTGCATTTTTGTCGGATGAAGATGTTGAAAAGTTAACGGATTTTGTCAAAAATCAAGGTGGTGCACAGTACGACGAGAGTATGGCTGTTACGGACGATGACTTGAATGCAATGACTGGGAATGGCGACGAATCAACGGATAGTGCGAACGCACTGGATGAAAAGTGGGATGAAGCGTTAGACTTTGCGTACGCTGAGGGTGAGGTGTCGGCTTCAATGATGCAACGTCACTTTAGAATCGGCTATAATCGTGCGGCGCGACTTGTCGATGATATGGAAGATCAAGGCGTAGTTGGAACAGCCGAAAGTGGTGGTAAAAGACGACCAGTATTGATGAGCAAATCTCAATGGTATGCGCGTCAAGCGGCCATTAAAAATGTTGACCAACAATATTAA
- the tuf gene encoding elongation factor Tu: MAKEHYERTKPHVNIGTIGHVDHGKTTLTAAISKVLADKGLAEQQDFAAIDAAPEERERGITINTAHIEYETEARHYAHIDAPGHADYVKNMITGAAQMDGAILVIAATDGPMPQTREHILLARQVGVEYLIVFLNKTDLVDDEELVDLVEMEARELLSEYDFPGDDIPFIRGSALKALEGDPEQVKVIEELMDTVDSYIPTPERDTDKPFLMPVEDVFTITGRGTVASGRIDRGTIVLNDEVEIIGLKEEIRKTVVTGIEMFRKTMDQGQAGDNIGALLRGVDRTEIERGQVLAKPGSIHTHTKFLAEVYVLTKEEGGRHTPFFTNYRPQFYFHTTDVTGVVQLPEGVEMVMPGDHVTFDIELISPVAIEQGLKFTVREGGRTVGAGTVSEIKD, from the coding sequence TTGGCTAAGGAACATTACGAGCGCACTAAGCCGCACGTTAACATTGGAACTATCGGACACGTCGACCACGGTAAGACGACTTTGACGGCTGCTATCTCAAAGGTATTGGCTGATAAGGGCTTGGCTGAGCAACAAGACTTTGCTGCTATCGACGCCGCTCCTGAAGAGCGCGAACGTGGAATCACGATCAACACTGCTCACATCGAGTATGAGACTGAAGCACGTCACTATGCCCACATCGATGCCCCTGGGCACGCGGACTACGTTAAGAACATGATCACTGGAGCCGCTCAAATGGACGGTGCCATCTTGGTTATCGCTGCAACTGACGGTCCTATGCCACAAACACGTGAGCACATCTTGTTGGCACGTCAAGTTGGTGTTGAATACTTGATCGTATTCTTGAACAAGACTGACTTGGTTGACGACGAAGAATTGGTTGACTTGGTTGAAATGGAAGCACGTGAATTGCTTTCAGAATATGATTTCCCTGGGGATGATATTCCATTCATCCGTGGATCAGCCTTGAAGGCTTTGGAAGGTGACCCTGAACAAGTTAAGGTTATCGAAGAATTGATGGATACTGTTGATTCTTACATTCCAACACCAGAACGTGACACTGACAAGCCATTCTTGATGCCTGTCGAAGACGTATTCACAATTACTGGACGTGGAACTGTTGCTTCTGGACGTATCGATCGTGGAACTATCGTTTTGAACGATGAAGTTGAAATTATCGGTTTGAAGGAAGAAATCCGTAAGACTGTTGTTACTGGAATTGAAATGTTCCGTAAGACAATGGATCAAGGACAAGCTGGAGATAACATCGGTGCTTTGTTGCGTGGTGTTGATCGTACAGAAATCGAACGTGGACAAGTTTTGGCAAAGCCAGGATCAATTCACACTCACACTAAGTTCTTGGCCGAAGTCTATGTTTTGACTAAAGAAGAAGGTGGTCGTCACACACCATTCTTCACTAATTACCGTCCTCAATTCTACTTCCACACAACTGACGTAACTGGTGTTGTTCAGTTGCCAGAAGGTGTAGAAATGGTTATGCCTGGTGATCACGTGACATTCGATATCGAATTGATCTCACCAGTTGCCATTGAGCAAGGTTTGAAGTTTACTGTTCGTGAAGGTGGACGTACTGTCGGTGCCGGAACTGTTTCAGAAATCAAAGACTAA